One window of the Rufibacter radiotolerans genome contains the following:
- a CDS encoding nucleoside phosphorylase, translating into MARIPESELILNPDGSIYHLNLLPEQISDTIITVGDQDRVERVSRHFDSIEVQVAKREFVTHTGYYKGKRISVVSTGIGTDNIDIVFNELDALVNIDFVSREALEHDDRISLRIVRIGTSGSLQEDVPLGSHLATEYALGLDTLMQFYPLMETGYETEIAVNLQLALGLGFLPYCAKGSDLLREQLAFDMIHGNTVTCPGFYGPQGRLLRLQPKIEDVIQKLSSFRFEDVRFTNFEMETAGIYSLGRLLGHEVLSLNAIVANRITNQFAANHEEVVDDLILKVLNRL; encoded by the coding sequence ATGGCCCGCATCCCGGAGTCTGAATTAATCCTGAACCCAGACGGTAGCATCTACCATCTCAACCTTTTGCCTGAGCAGATCTCAGATACCATCATCACCGTGGGTGACCAGGACCGGGTGGAACGGGTAAGCCGCCATTTTGATTCCATTGAGGTGCAGGTGGCCAAGCGCGAGTTTGTGACCCACACCGGGTATTACAAAGGCAAGCGCATCTCGGTGGTGTCCACGGGCATCGGCACAGACAACATTGACATTGTGTTCAATGAGCTGGACGCCCTGGTGAACATTGACTTTGTAAGCCGTGAGGCCCTGGAACATGACGACCGGATATCTCTGAGAATAGTGCGCATCGGTACCTCGGGATCCCTGCAGGAAGACGTGCCGCTGGGCAGTCACCTGGCTACGGAATACGCCCTGGGCCTGGATACGCTTATGCAATTCTATCCGCTCATGGAGACGGGGTATGAAACCGAGATTGCCGTAAACCTGCAGTTGGCGCTGGGCCTTGGGTTCCTGCCGTACTGCGCCAAGGGCTCTGATCTGTTGCGCGAGCAATTGGCTTTTGATATGATCCATGGCAACACCGTCACCTGCCCCGGGTTCTATGGCCCGCAGGGCCGATTGCTTCGCCTGCAACCCAAGATTGAGGACGTGATCCAGAAGCTGAGCAGCTTCAGGTTTGAGGACGTGCGGTTCACCAACTTTGAGATGGAGACCGCCGGTATCTATAGTCTGGGCCGTTTGCTGGGCCATGAGGTATTGTCGCTGAACGCCATTGTGGCCAACCGCATCACCAATCAGTTTGCCGCCAACCATGAAGAGGTGGTAGATGACCTGATCCTGAAAGTGCTGAACAGGCTGTAA
- a CDS encoding HAD domain-containing protein has protein sequence MKILLDIDGVLVTTPSWRPVESEADGFMKFNAFATENLKKLMEETGAEIVLTSSHRISYSEQEWRKIFERRGIYSTSVSKINQITTIGTLVSRADEIQEWVNSLIGDETYVVLDDDSSIRGLPNSILEKCVLTSSFKGLDEEATKKALMILNHTIK, from the coding sequence ATGAAAATTCTGTTGGATATTGATGGCGTTCTGGTAACTACACCAAGTTGGAGACCAGTGGAGTCTGAAGCAGACGGCTTTATGAAGTTCAACGCCTTTGCTACAGAAAACTTGAAAAAGCTTATGGAGGAAACGGGTGCAGAGATTGTGCTGACGTCGTCTCACAGGATAAGCTACTCAGAACAAGAATGGAGAAAGATTTTTGAGCGGAGGGGTATATATTCTACTTCAGTTTCAAAAATTAACCAGATAACAACTATCGGTACTTTAGTTAGCCGTGCTGATGAAATCCAAGAATGGGTAAACTCTCTAATTGGAGACGAAACCTATGTAGTACTTGATGATGATTCTTCTATCAGAGGATTGCCAAATTCCATTTTGGAAAAATGTGTATTGACAAGTTCATTTAAAGGATTAGATGAAGAAGCAACAAAAAAAGCTTTGATGATTTTAAATCATACTATTAAATAG